CATAATGCCTCCCCTAAAGTCTTTTATTTAAATAAATTAAATACTATATTCAGATTTTTTTAAAATATCTTTATACTTAGAACTTTTTGATAATAAATAATCTATTGAATATTTCCATGAGTTCTCATTATATATCTCAAACTCCATAATTTTCATAATCATATTTGATTTCTTGTCTTCTAAACTTCCCCACTCTTACTTTCACTAACATAAAATTATCAACTTCAAAATTAATAAAATTTAAAAAATATTTAGATTATAAATATTTTACTATCAATCTTGTTAATTGAATTCCATCTATTAGTATAATATTTTCTTTAGCTGCTATTTCTTTTAATTCTTCACTAAATGTTGAACTACATACTAGTACTTTATAAACATTATTAAAGTTAGTATTTTCAGAATCAATCTCTTTAGTTTTTACTATCTTATTCAATTGATCTATTCCTTCAGTTTCACTGTATAACCCGTCCTTATGTTTAATTTGAATATAAATTCTATCACAAGATTTTGATTCATCTATCTCTTCAAGTATTGGAAGACATTTCGTTAAAATTAAATCAGCATCTCCACCTTTTTTATCAAACGTATTTTTACTTTCTAAAGAATACCCTCTCTTTAAAAATAGTTTTTCTACAACTTTTTCTAAATCTCTAGCAGAAACTTTTTGTAATGAGCTTGCAATATCTTTTAACTCTTTTTCAAAATTAAGTTTAATAATATTTTCGATTTTCTGAATTTCTTCTGAGCTATCTTTTTCTAATAATTTTTGAGCACATTCTAAAACTTCTTTATTCCAAACATTGTTTAATGGACTTTGATAAGCTCTTAACTTTGAATGGATTTTTGTTGATAACTCATCATATGCATATTTAAAACTTCTTAAAGAATCAAAATCTATTTCTATATAATGTCCAAAATCATCTACCTCTTTAGGTATTTCAAATTTATAACTTCTAGCAGCTTTTACAACACTAAAACTATCCCACGATGGAAATTTTGGAATTATTATAATATCATCTTTTTTTATATCTAGCATAATTTTCAAATTATCGTATTTTCTATTGATATATTCATCTGAGCAATCCCATTCTTCTGGAAAATTATTTCTCCATTCCTCTTTAGAAATAATCTCCTCATTTTT
The Candidatus Cetobacterium colombiensis genome window above contains:
- a CDS encoding restriction endonuclease, whose product is MRCFLFRINTESEEVRNDIILGKLRQGWGKSGMSLLKNEEIISKEEWRNNFPEEWDCSDEYINRKYDNLKIMLDIKKDDIIIIPKFPSWDSFSVVKAARSYKFEIPKEVDDFGHYIEIDFDSLRSFKYAYDELSTKIHSKLRAYQSPLNNVWNKEVLECAQKLLEKDSSEEIQKIENIIKLNFEKELKDIASSLQKVSARDLEKVVEKLFLKRGYSLESKNTFDKKGGDADLILTKCLPILEEIDESKSCDRIYIQIKHKDGLYSETEGIDQLNKIVKTKEIDSENTNFNNVYKVLVCSSTFSEELKEIAAKENIILIDGIQLTRLIVKYL